The Candidatus Nanoarchaeia archaeon genome includes the window ATATAGCGTGCCTCTCATCCCTCTGCCTTTTATAGGTTTGTTAAACACGCTTTCCATTAGAAATATAAAGCGAGGGATGGGATTCGAACCCATGAATAATCGCTCTGCAGGCGATCCCCTTAGGCCGCTTGGGTACCCTCGCGCATATCCCAGAAAAAGAAGTGTGTTTAAATAAGTTGTTGTTAGTCAGGAGCAGCTTCCTTCTCTCTTAATGATATCCCGGCAATAAGGATTAACGTTCCACCGATAATCATATCTATTGTGATTGCCTCTCTGAAGAAGACTGCACCAAAAATCAGCGCAGCGGGAACCTCCCAATAGGTGAACAGCGAGAAATGGTTCATGGGCAGCCTTTTCAGTGCAAAGAAAAATAATAGGAAAGCCGCAATACCCACCAAAAAACCGTATATCGAGGCAATGATTGTCTGGGTAAGTGTCGGCAATGGCTCATTGATAAATATGAATGGCAAAAAAACTACTGCACCCAGAAGATTTTGGTAAAATATCGTCTCTGTTTTGGTGTAATTTTTTAACTCTTTTTTGAAAATAACTGCAGTGAGCGAGAAGATGATTGCAGACAAGAGCATAGCTCCCATTCCGATGACATCCCTGTTCCCAAAGGTTATCTCTTTATTCAGATACATAATCATAATCCCAAGAAACGCTACGCCAATAAGCAGTGCTGTTCTTTTAGTTACCCTCTCCTTTAACAGCAGCATGCCAAACAATGTCGCAAAAATTGGCCATGTAAACAAGATGATGACCGCATTTCCAATGGAGGTATACAGGTATGCGACCATATAAAGAAACATTCTTGCGGCATTCAATGCAGACGCAACCAGCATGATCCAATAATTTCCATGAAAGACCCGTACTCTCTTCCATCCAAAATAACCTAAAAGGATCACCACAGGGACAAACACTCGAAAGAAGGTGATAGACGTTGAGGGAAGGTTCAGGAGCTTAATGAAAACGCCGCTTGATCCTCCGATTGTAGCGGCAAAAAATATTGCAAGATAAGGGTTCAAACTCATACCTCAGCACATTGCCGGGTTATTATATATATAAGTTTCTGGTATCCCGCCATACTGAGAACTTATCCTGAACCTTTGTTTAACCAGGCGAATTACCGCGTATGCCGAGCCTACCACAACCATTAAAAACCTCATCAGTTCCATCTCAGCCATGGCCTCTGCATCAGAGCTTCAGAGAGGAGACTTCTTTCTTCTCAATGGAATCATCCTCCAGGTCACGCGAAGGGAAGTTGTTGCAGTAGGAACCCATTCGCATACAAAGCTCAAATTCTACGCCAAGAGCATCAAGGGAGGCGGAGAAAAGCAGTTTACCTTCAGCCATGGAGACAAAGTGGAGAAACTTGACATCCAGAAGAAGCACGCGACAGTCATTGCAAAGAACCCTGCAGGAGTGCAGATCATGGATCCTGTATCATTCGAGACCTTTGATGCTGCAGTTGATGAGTCCCTGGGAGAGCTCTCTGAGGGCGATGACATCATTTACTTCAGCTACAATAACGAGATAAAAATTCTTGAAAAGAGAAGGGAATGAGCATCCCTTGACTTTCCTAGTCCCTTTTGTCAATCTACGGGCCAGGGAAGATTTGAACTCCCGACCTCCTGCTTAGAAGGCAGGCGCTCTGTCCAGACTGAGCTACTGGCCCATATCCTCAAAGGTTCATAGGAGCTTTATAAATGTTTCAAAAACATTCACTTCTTAGAAATCCTCTTTGCGGATTCAACCTCATTAAGATAATTCTCAGAGCTAACGACCTTCTCCCCGCTCCTCTTCTCCAGCTCCCTTCTTGCTACCCCTGCTACGGTCCCGCCCTCTTTTGCAGCGGCTTTATTCTGATCAAATCCAAACACCTCCTTCCTCTTGGCTATTTTCGTTGCAGAGGCTTCGCCGAGCATACTAAAAATCAGTTCCAGATCGTTCATATGGTCTCTCAGGTTTTCTCTCTTTAAGCCTTTGAATTTCTTATATCTGTTAGGAGTCAAGCCAAAGGTCGCTTTAGAAATCTCAGACGTTAGTATGGAATATTCCTTATTTGTCTTAACACCCCTTTTGTCCCATTCATGCGTGAGTTCATCCCGTATTGCAGTCCCCCTAACCCGCTTTTCTATCCAGTCATCTGAATACCCTTTTGCTTTGTATATTGCCCTCATCCGCTTTTGAGCGAGTTCTGGATTCTCTATTTCTTGAATGCGCTCATAGCCGACCTTAGCCAGCCATTGCTTGAAAGGCTCTGCCTTTTTAGAAGGGATTGATTGTATTATCCTGAACATGGATTCTGTATTTGCGCAGTCAGTTGCATAATACTTACCATCCTCTGAAGGCAATTTCAGTTGTCGACAAATTGTCGATAACTCAATACCCTGCTCTGCCTCTCGTTTTTTAAGCTGATACCAGTAATCCTTAGCATCTTTGCTATCCGTCAACGCAAAGACTACATCAACCACTGAGAAGTGCCACTCATTATTATGCCACACTCTTCGTATATTCTTGCCTTGGAATACTACTAACGCCTTTTCTGCGTCCATTCGCACAGGGTAGATTCATCCCTTTATATACTTCACGCGAGGTTGTCCAGTGATGAGTGAGAGAACGGCCTATGGCAGCCAGGTTTCAGGCTTCTTAATCTTCTCAGGAAGGTATTTCTCAATAACATAGTTCAGCCCCCATTTTGCAAGCGACTGCTGCTCTGACCTTACTTTCATCTGGCTCAGCTGGTTAAGGGCCTTCTGCCATTCTTTATGGTGTTTTGCAAACGGATCGTTCTTAATCACGTCTTTTATCTTCTTGAAATCAACCTCCTTGAGAGGATGCGTTGGCAGTTTATAGTCAATAATATCCTGCGGAGTCACTCCCAGAAACTTTGCGCTGGGAACGCAGAAGTACTCATTGATATGTGCTGCATTTCCTGAGCCTACTTTCAGTGTCCTGTAGATTGAGAAGAATCCGTAAGGATCACAGTCGGTAAACACATAGACAGGAAGCTTTTTTGCATCGCTCAGCCTGCGGATAAACCTGCGCAATGCCCGTGTCGGAACCCCTCCCATCGAAATAAGGATGCAGTTCGCATTCTTCCAGTAATTGTGCTTTACAAGCCTCTGGAACATACCTGCAGTCTCAATCGCCAGGATAAACTTTGCATCAGTCTCAAACTTCAGGTGTTCGACCGAGATAGGGATGGAATACGCGCCTGATCCGAACTTGGTGCAGTCAATCCTGAGATCTTTCCCTGTATCCGGATCCTTGTCAACCACGATCAGCTTTCCTGCAATCTCCCCTCCCTTCTCTTCAGGGATGAATCCGATCTGCTCCCTGTTGACTTGCATCATCGCCTCAATATCCTCCATCACCATATCGGATTCCGGCTGCTCGCTGAACGCAGCCTCAGCCCAGTTCTTTGAGATGTAATACATCTCTCGCTTGGTCGTGATGTCATCTGTCTGGACGATTGTCTTCGCATGCGCCATCATCCTGAGAGTCTGCGCAAAGGTCTTTATCGTGGATGCAGTCAGGGTCCTGCTTTTCATCTTCCCAAGAAGCTCAAAATATCCTTCTTTTGGGTCATACTTGACATTGGTCAGTGCGCGAAGCGGCATCTCAAGCTGGGGAAGCTGCTTCTTCAGGATCTTTTTGTAGACATTCTCAGTTGCGATCTTCTCGATCTCCTCTGCAACATTTTTACTGGTCTTCATCATCCTCACCTGAGCCTATCTTCGCGAATTCCTCGTCATACTCGGGATTCTCCATCTCGACCTTTTCCAACTCCCCCCTTTTGCTCTCAAGAATCGTAGCCAAGAGCTCCTCAACCTTCTTTTCTTCATCCTGCTTGAGCCCAATCAGTTCCTTCAGCGCCTCTCCAACATGCGGGATGAACATCCTGATATAATCCCGTTTCTTGCCCTCGAACTGCACCCTTCTCTTCTTGCTCACATAGCTTGCCAGATTTCTTCCGACCTCCTGGAGAGCAAGCTTTACTTCCTTTACAATCTCAGGATAATGGGCAATAGCCTCCTTTGACTCTGATGTGAAAGGCACCCACACCGAAGCAAGGTGCACAACTAAGGTGACTGGGCCTATCGGCAAAGCTCCCCTGCTCTGGTTCAATCCATAATCTTTCCATGCAGTGCTGATAACAGATTTGGTGATGGCGCAGGCTCCCTGCTGGTACAGCAAAGGAACCCTGTTTGCAAGCCGCAGGAGCCGGACAGTGTCCTCAGCTCCCTGAGATCCGCCATAGGCGATGCCTGCCTCCACAACAAAAGGGTTTCCCCTGTATACTGATGGCCGCCTTGATGCTGTTGCATAAAATTCAGCATTAACCTCTTTCCTTAATCCTTTCTCGAGCTGCTCTGCTCCGATGGGAGAGATGCAGTCAGTTGGAGGCGCAATGAGCTTTGTCTTCTTGATGCCTTCCATGAGCTTCTCAACCATCTCCCTGCTCATCTCACCGGGCTTTGTGTTCGGCAGCAGCGAAGCATTCTCGCAGATCTGCTTTGCAGTCCCAGATCCAACCCTGGAGAACTCTGAGCTGAGGAACAACTGCAACGTCCTGCTTTCCGTATCCTTCAGCATCTTCTGCATAATCCCAAGCTCAATCCCATAGGGATGAGGCTTGATCTCTGCTGGCATGGGGGGAAGCGTGCTGACAGCTCGGGGAAATATGATCTGCTGGGCTTTCGGATTTGTATACACAATCGTGACATGCGGATTCGCAATAGCAGTCTCCTTCAGATACTCATCCACAGACTGGGTTCCGCTTACATAATCCCCTTCAAGCTCAAGCTCAATCCTGACTCCATGCTCCTTCTCCCAGCTCCTTGTTTCATCCTTGACAATCTCCGGAGCATTGTGCTGGGTGTCGATATGGAGCTCATAGTAATGGCAAGGCTCATTTTTCCCTGTTTTTGACAGAATCTTTGCAGGCTTTCCTGTCGTGAGCTGGGCATAAAGGACAGACGCGCTGATCCCGATGCCCTGCTGGCCTCTCGACTGGCTTAGTTTAAAGAACTTGCTTCCATACAGGAGCTTGGCAAATATCTTCGGAATCTGGGCTTTCACAATCCCCGGCCCGTTATCCTCAACAATGACCCGGTAGCGGTCATTCCCCATATCAATAACCTCAATAGAGACTTCAGGGAGAATCCTTGCTTCCTCGCAGGCATCGAGCGAATTATCCACAGCCTCCTTAATAGTGGTCATCAAGGCTTTTCTCTTGTTGTCAAATCCGAGCAGATGCCGGTTCTTCTCAAAGAATTGGGATATGGAAATCTCTCTCTGCTTTAATGCCATCTCCTGGGCTGCGCTTGCCATAGGTAGAACACTTCACGATTTGTTTAAAAATGTTTAGGTTATGAGGCCGGAATCTTTCTCTGCTTGGGGGCATAATTGAGAACTTTTCCATTAATCCCGGTAAGACATCCCGGTAAGACTTACACACTCCAGGAATCCCGGTAACCTATCAAAAGCAATACTGATCAGCTGATGATATACGTCACAACAACAGCCCTGCTCCATACGCCATCAAGACCTTTGATAGCCATGCGCAGCTCATACTCGCCAGGCTGGTTGAATTTAATCACAGGGCCGTCATTACTCCATGCGTCAAACCAGATTGGGCCTATTATCTGCCCTGCAGTGTTCGTTGCCTGCTTCACCTTGCTTTGATCTCCTCTTACATTTTCCGCTGACCCAAGAGGCGCCAACCTAAAAACACCCTCAGCATTCCTCTTGAAAACAGCAACTCGAGTTCCAGCGATCCTTCTTTCATCAGCAGCCCTCAAGGTTATCGGAGGGGTCATATACCCTGCGGATCCGGTAACCCTGGCTCCATTCACAAGAGACGTTAACTGGGCAATAAGCGGCAAAGTCTGCTCAATCTGTTGCGACTGCGCTCCGCTCTGCTCCACAATCACTATTAGCCTTGATACAGCAGATTCTCTCCCGTCCGATGCTCTGATCTCAACGTCTTCATATCTCCCGGCACTTGACGGAGTCCAGGAAAATTCTCCTGTAGCAGAATTAAGAGTCGCCCCAGGAAGGCCAACCAGAGCATAAGAGAGGGTGTCACCGTCAGCATCAAAAGCGCTGATGCTAAATGTCCTTGGCTGGTTTGCTCTGAAAAAAAGCGGGCTTGAAATAGCCTGTTGGCCGTTCATTGCTGTTCCGAGGAATAGAGGCGGGCTGTTGACAATAACTGAGAATCTGGCAGGATCGCTCCAGTGGACCGGAGTTGAGGCAGGCGCGTTAAGCGGTGTG containing:
- a CDS encoding DMT family transporter, producing MSLNPYLAIFFAATIGGSSGVFIKLLNLPSTSITFFRVFVPVVILLGYFGWKRVRVFHGNYWIMLVASALNAARMFLYMVAYLYTSIGNAVIILFTWPIFATLFGMLLLKERVTKRTALLIGVAFLGIMIMYLNKEITFGNRDVIGMGAMLLSAIIFSLTAVIFKKELKNYTKTETIFYQNLLGAVVFLPFIFINEPLPTLTQTIIASIYGFLVGIAAFLLFFFALKRLPMNHFSLFTYWEVPAALIFGAVFFREAITIDMIIGGTLILIAGISLREKEAAPD
- a CDS encoding DNA topoisomerase IV subunit A, whose translation is MKTSKNVAEEIEKIATENVYKKILKKQLPQLEMPLRALTNVKYDPKEGYFELLGKMKSRTLTASTIKTFAQTLRMMAHAKTIVQTDDITTKREMYYISKNWAEAAFSEQPESDMVMEDIEAMMQVNREQIGFIPEEKGGEIAGKLIVVDKDPDTGKDLRIDCTKFGSGAYSIPISVEHLKFETDAKFILAIETAGMFQRLVKHNYWKNANCILISMGGVPTRALRRFIRRLSDAKKLPVYVFTDCDPYGFFSIYRTLKVGSGNAAHINEYFCVPSAKFLGVTPQDIIDYKLPTHPLKEVDFKKIKDVIKNDPFAKHHKEWQKALNQLSQMKVRSEQQSLAKWGLNYVIEKYLPEKIKKPETWLP
- a CDS encoding Bro-N domain-containing protein; this translates as MDAEKALVVFQGKNIRRVWHNNEWHFSVVDVVFALTDSKDAKDYWYQLKKREAEQGIELSTICRQLKLPSEDGKYYATDCANTESMFRIIQSIPSKKAEPFKQWLAKVGYERIQEIENPELAQKRMRAIYKAKGYSDDWIEKRVRGTAIRDELTHEWDKRGVKTNKEYSILTSEISKATFGLTPNRYKKFKGLKRENLRDHMNDLELIFSMLGEASATKIAKRKEVFGFDQNKAAAKEGGTVAGVARRELEKRSGEKVVSSENYLNEVESAKRISKK
- a CDS encoding DNA topoisomerase VI subunit B, whose translation is MASAAQEMALKQREISISQFFEKNRHLLGFDNKRKALMTTIKEAVDNSLDACEEARILPEVSIEVIDMGNDRYRVIVEDNGPGIVKAQIPKIFAKLLYGSKFFKLSQSRGQQGIGISASVLYAQLTTGKPAKILSKTGKNEPCHYYELHIDTQHNAPEIVKDETRSWEKEHGVRIELELEGDYVSGTQSVDEYLKETAIANPHVTIVYTNPKAQQIIFPRAVSTLPPMPAEIKPHPYGIELGIMQKMLKDTESRTLQLFLSSEFSRVGSGTAKQICENASLLPNTKPGEMSREMVEKLMEGIKKTKLIAPPTDCISPIGAEQLEKGLRKEVNAEFYATASRRPSVYRGNPFVVEAGIAYGGSQGAEDTVRLLRLANRVPLLYQQGACAITKSVISTAWKDYGLNQSRGALPIGPVTLVVHLASVWVPFTSESKEAIAHYPEIVKEVKLALQEVGRNLASYVSKKRRVQFEGKKRDYIRMFIPHVGEALKELIGLKQDEEKKVEELLATILESKRGELEKVEMENPEYDEEFAKIGSGEDDEDQ